In Pseudomonas nunensis, a single window of DNA contains:
- a CDS encoding alginate O-acetyltransferase AlgX-related protein has translation MKKKLCAFLAAISLVLLVVPSINLYHALATQNSEKWWKRKVLYNMDFILPTLSKIVYPMGFSIDPERTIIGKDGWLYLGDAYTDSITAKRTGFTLNDINTLEKIAKSAASWNSWLKSHGVQAFHIILGPDKDSIYPEYLPLWSRHAPQSLTDALLNRVQADIYVNPATRLKQEKNSHAGSLYYKTDTHWNNLGAWLAFDEFSKQLATTHPELEWLRPPEGKLSSIVQRQGGDLAGFLRIQSALADHEVILDLPEYAIPIEHYDFESGILAFAGQNDPVAAPMAPLLVKSKQALNTKKVLWLRDSFGTAMAPFMAATFSDTLQVHYRALKPGALAELVERYRPDYVFITAVERDSRGAFFQTLAPGDD, from the coding sequence ATGAAGAAAAAACTCTGTGCATTCCTGGCTGCAATATCACTAGTCCTGCTAGTTGTTCCGAGCATAAATCTGTACCACGCGCTCGCTACACAAAACAGCGAAAAATGGTGGAAGCGCAAAGTGCTATACAACATGGACTTCATCCTCCCGACGCTCAGCAAGATCGTCTACCCAATGGGATTCTCGATTGATCCTGAACGAACGATCATAGGCAAAGACGGATGGTTGTATTTGGGCGACGCTTACACAGACTCAATAACAGCTAAACGTACCGGATTCACCCTCAATGATATAAACACCCTGGAAAAGATAGCCAAGTCCGCAGCATCCTGGAATAGCTGGCTCAAGAGTCATGGTGTACAAGCATTCCACATTATTCTGGGACCGGACAAAGACTCCATTTACCCGGAATATTTACCGCTATGGTCAAGGCATGCGCCTCAATCCTTGACGGATGCCTTACTCAATCGTGTACAAGCCGATATTTACGTAAATCCTGCCACTCGACTCAAGCAAGAGAAAAACAGCCATGCAGGCTCGCTTTACTACAAGACAGATACGCACTGGAACAATCTCGGCGCCTGGCTAGCCTTTGATGAGTTCTCAAAACAGCTGGCAACCACACACCCCGAACTTGAGTGGCTTCGGCCTCCCGAAGGAAAACTCTCAAGCATCGTGCAGCGCCAGGGCGGTGACCTGGCAGGTTTTCTACGAATTCAAAGCGCTCTGGCGGATCATGAGGTCATATTGGACCTCCCTGAATACGCCATCCCTATCGAACACTATGATTTCGAATCAGGCATTCTAGCCTTTGCAGGACAGAACGATCCTGTGGCGGCCCCAATGGCGCCCCTTCTGGTGAAATCGAAACAGGCACTGAATACTAAAAAAGTGTTGTGGCTACGCGACTCATTCGGCACGGCCATGGCACCCTTCATGGCCGCCACCTTCAGCGACACTCTTCAGGTGCATTACCGGGCCCTGAAGCCGGGGGCGCTCGCAGAGTTGGTTGAACGCTACCGACCCGACTACGTGTTTATCACGGCCGTCGAGCGAGACTCCCGTGGTGCATTCTTCCAGACGCTGGCCCCGGGCGATGATTAA